The DNA segment CGCGGGCTTCCTCGCCTCCCGCCCGCACGCGGCCGAGACCGACGCCATCGCCCGACTTCTGCGACAGGCACGCAGGTTGAACGCCCGCGTCCACATCCTCCACCTCTCCTCCGCCGCCGCCCTCCCGCTCATCGCCGCCGCACGCGCCGACGGAGTCCGCGTCACCGTGGAGACCTGCCCGCACTACCTCACCCTGAGCGCCGAGGAAGTCCCGGACGGAGCGAGCGAGTTCAAGTGCTGCCCGCCCATCCGCGAGGCCGCCAACCGGGACCTGCTCTGGCAGGCGCTCGCGGACGGCACGATCGACTGTGTCGTCACCGACCATTCGCCCTCCACCGCCGACCTCAAGACACCGGACTTCGCCACCGCCTGGGGCGGCATCTCCGGCCTCCAGCTCAGCCTCCCGGCGATCTGGACCGAGGCCCGCGCACGCGGGCACCAACTGACCGACGTCACCCGGTGGATGTCCGCCCGTACGGCCGCCCTCGCCGGTCTCGACCGGAAGGGCGCCATCGCACCGGGCCGCGACGCCGACTTCGCCGTCCTCGCCCCGGAGGGCACCTTCACCGTCGACCCGGCCCGCCTCCACCACCGCAACCCGGTCACCGCGTACGCCGGAAAGACCCTGCACGGCGTGGTGAAGTCCACCTGGCTGCGAGGCCAACGGGTCTACAGCGAGGGCGAGTTCACCGATCCGAAGGGCCGCCTGCTCACCCGTGACGGCTGAGCCCCGCAACCCCCTGTCGAAAGGACCCCCGATCACCGTGACGGCGCAGCAACCCTCCACCCCGCCCCGCTTCACCGGCGACGCGGCTCCCTACGGCGGCGGCGACCCCTACGCCGACTACCGCACCGCCGACTTCCCCTTCACCCACCACCCCGACCTCGCCGACCGGCGCCTGGGGGCCGGGGTGATCGCCGCGAACGACGAGTTCTTCGCCGACCGGGAGAACCTGCTGCTGCCCCACCGCGCCGAGTTCGAGCCCGGCCGCTTCGGCCACAAGGGCAAGATCATGGACGGCTGGGAGACCCGGCGCCGACGCGGCCCGAGCGCCGAGGAGCCCTGGCCGTGCGCCGACGACCACGACTGGGCGCTGATCCGCCTCGGCACGCCCGGGGTGCTCCGGGGAATCGTCGTCGACACCGCCCACTTCCGGGGCAACCACCCGCAGGCCGT comes from the Streptomyces seoulensis genome and includes:
- the allB gene encoding allantoinase AllB, which codes for MSEDVELALRSRRVVTPEGVRAATVTVADGTITAVLPYEAGVLAVELGDDALLPGLVDTHVHVNDPGRAEWEGFWTATRAAAAGGITTLVDMPLNSLPPTTTVDHLRIKKEAAQGRTHVDVGFWGGALPGNVKDLRPLHEAGVFGFKAFLSPSGVDEFPHLDQAQLGASLGEIAEFDGLLIVHAEDPAHLTDAPAGPAYAGFLASRPHAAETDAIARLLRQARRLNARVHILHLSSAAALPLIAAARADGVRVTVETCPHYLTLSAEEVPDGASEFKCCPPIREAANRDLLWQALADGTIDCVVTDHSPSTADLKTPDFATAWGGISGLQLSLPAIWTEARARGHQLTDVTRWMSARTAALAGLDRKGAIAPGRDADFAVLAPEGTFTVDPARLHHRNPVTAYAGKTLHGVVKSTWLRGQRVYSEGEFTDPKGRLLTRDG